In Risungbinella massiliensis, a single window of DNA contains:
- the queG gene encoding tRNA epoxyqueuosine(34) reductase QueG yields the protein MTTKYTPEELKELMQAKAKEIGIDKIGFTSADPFDQLREWLRLQQERQYQSGFEEKDIEKRVVPKKTMPKAKSIIAIAIAYPSRLHNAPVSKPGSYRGIFARASWGEDYHHVLRRKLQKLGEYLQEIVPDAVVESMVDTGVLSDRAVAERAGIGWSGKNTSLITEEFGSWVYLGEMITDVYLPPDEPIADQCGDCTICIDACPTNAIVEPGVLNAKSCIAYLTQTKDMLPDEYRTKIGNRLYGCDTCQVVCPKNRKRDFSHHVELTPDPEKVKPLLKPLLNMSNREFKEQYGEMAGSWRGKKPIQRNAILALGHFRDQTAIPELRTCLVEDPRPVIRGTAAYALGRIGTTKAREILETQLELEKESIVLEEIQKALAEEGWGHR from the coding sequence ATGACAACAAAGTATACTCCTGAGGAATTAAAAGAATTGATGCAAGCAAAAGCGAAAGAGATCGGAATTGATAAAATCGGGTTTACGTCAGCAGATCCTTTTGATCAATTGCGTGAATGGCTTCGTTTACAGCAGGAACGCCAATACCAATCGGGATTTGAAGAGAAGGATATCGAAAAACGGGTGGTGCCCAAGAAAACGATGCCAAAGGCGAAATCGATTATTGCGATTGCGATTGCCTATCCATCACGCTTGCATAATGCTCCCGTCTCTAAACCGGGATCATATCGAGGGATTTTTGCCCGGGCTTCTTGGGGAGAGGACTATCATCATGTCTTACGTCGGAAATTGCAGAAGTTAGGAGAGTATTTACAGGAGATTGTACCAGATGCAGTCGTAGAATCCATGGTGGATACAGGTGTGTTGTCTGATCGAGCGGTGGCAGAGCGAGCTGGAATCGGATGGTCAGGAAAAAATACCTCCTTGATCACAGAAGAATTTGGCTCTTGGGTTTATCTTGGAGAAATGATAACGGATGTTTATTTACCTCCAGATGAGCCAATTGCCGATCAATGCGGAGATTGTACCATCTGTATTGATGCTTGTCCCACCAATGCCATTGTGGAGCCGGGTGTTTTAAATGCAAAATCTTGTATTGCTTACTTGACGCAAACGAAAGATATGTTACCAGATGAATATCGTACTAAGATCGGAAATCGTTTGTATGGCTGCGATACTTGTCAAGTGGTTTGTCCCAAGAACAGAAAACGTGATTTTTCACACCATGTTGAACTTACACCTGACCCAGAAAAGGTCAAACCTCTACTAAAGCCGCTTTTGAACATGAGTAACCGAGAGTTTAAAGAGCAATATGGTGAGATGGCTGGATCCTGGAGAGGGAAAAAGCCAATACAACGAAATGCGATACTAGCATTGGGGCATTTTCGTGATCAGACGGCAATTCCAGAACTGAGAACGTGTCTTGTGGAAGATCCACGACCGGTTATTCGTGGAACCGCAGCCTATGCACTTGGACGAATTGGCACCACAAAGGCGAGAGAGATCTTGGAAACTCAGTTGGAGCTGGAAAAAGAGAGTATAGTCCTAGAGGAGATTCAAAAGGCATTAGCCGAGGAAGGCTGGGGGCATCGGTGA
- the rnhA gene encoding ribonuclease HI has protein sequence MKEITVYTDGACSYNPGPGGWAAVLFYQDHKKELSGGEKETTNNRMELQAVIEALKALKERCKVKIHSDSAYIVNCFHQKWYVKWEREGFKKNPDLWKELLALVRQHEVEFIKVKGHSDDVWNNRCDELARAAVPRD, from the coding sequence ATGAAAGAGATTACTGTCTACACAGACGGAGCTTGTTCCTATAATCCAGGTCCGGGAGGCTGGGCTGCGGTCCTGTTCTATCAGGATCACAAGAAAGAACTGAGTGGTGGAGAAAAGGAGACGACCAACAACCGAATGGAGCTACAAGCAGTGATTGAGGCGCTAAAGGCACTAAAAGAACGTTGTAAGGTAAAAATTCATTCAGACAGCGCCTACATTGTCAACTGTTTTCATCAGAAATGGTATGTAAAATGGGAAAGAGAAGGATTTAAAAAGAATCCGGATCTCTGGAAAGAGCTACTAGCGTTGGTAAGACAACATGAAGTCGAGTTTATTAAAGTAAAAGGACATAGTGATGATGTCTGGAACAATCGTTGTGATGAACTGGCAAGAGCAGCTGTTCCTAGAGATTAA
- a CDS encoding Cof-type HAD-IIB family hydrolase has product MQNLTTRFLVSDLDDTLLSSDKTISESNKASIDQFRKAGGQFTIATGRCVPEALEYIKELNLSLPAILGNGAVTYEPATDELNILDQLSEETVHHILEHGTNRPPQSDILIYTPTEIYTADLRYLDLQDFQNYYSKIEVLPSFTELPKDEPILKIVLVSDPNEMNLVWDWANQMDQPVDYVLSSERYFEILPKNVSKGNAVLQLLDRLQIPKEEAAAVGDHMNDLSMLSLVGKAFAVANAHPTTIQTADHVIPSNNESAIHHIIQEYLLQDLKEVN; this is encoded by the coding sequence ATGCAGAACTTAACTACTCGTTTTCTCGTCTCCGATTTAGACGATACTTTGTTATCTAGCGATAAAACCATTTCTGAGTCAAATAAAGCTAGTATTGATCAATTCCGTAAAGCAGGTGGGCAATTCACCATCGCTACAGGTCGTTGTGTGCCAGAAGCACTGGAATATATTAAAGAACTAAATTTATCTCTACCTGCCATTCTAGGCAATGGTGCTGTAACCTATGAGCCAGCTACTGATGAACTTAATATCTTAGATCAACTATCAGAAGAAACGGTTCACCATATTTTGGAACATGGCACCAACCGTCCTCCTCAATCTGATATTTTGATCTACACACCGACTGAAATATATACTGCCGATCTTCGTTATCTAGATCTACAAGATTTCCAAAACTACTATAGCAAAATTGAGGTTCTCCCATCCTTTACTGAACTACCAAAAGATGAACCGATTCTTAAAATTGTACTAGTATCTGATCCGAATGAAATGAATCTCGTCTGGGATTGGGCAAATCAAATGGATCAACCTGTAGATTATGTACTATCATCTGAACGGTACTTTGAAATCTTGCCAAAAAATGTGTCTAAGGGTAACGCAGTACTCCAACTATTAGACCGCTTGCAAATCCCAAAAGAAGAGGCTGCTGCAGTAGGCGATCATATGAACGACCTCTCCATGCTATCTCTAGTAGGCAAAGCATTCGCTGTTGCCAATGCTCATCCAACTACGATCCAAACGGCAGACCACGTGATCCCATCCAACAACGAATCTGCCATTCATCATATCATCCAGGAATACCTGCTCCAAGATCTAAAAGAAGTAAATTAA
- a CDS encoding Cof-type HAD-IIB family hydrolase: MIPLLVSDLDDTLLTSDKTISPKNKASIEAFRQAGGQFTIATGRNLYESIRYIKELELTIPAILANGSLLYDPLTKETTILNQLDRKLVQDLYTQTSLLPKEVDFLIYSTEIIYGCDLQFINQDVAKMYDIRLEILDQITFLPNVPILKLVGFSMTHLEQLRSWTETLTLPIEAAQSSDRAIEILPIGVNKGSALELLVKRLGLSLDHVAAVGDQLNDLSMLRKVGHSFAVANANPLTIQTAKQIVPSHNEDAIHHIIQEYLTQTSEKAE, translated from the coding sequence ATGATCCCCCTTCTGGTTTCTGATCTAGACGATACGCTGTTGACTAGTGACAAAACAATCTCCCCGAAAAACAAAGCCAGTATTGAGGCTTTTCGTCAAGCGGGTGGGCAATTCACCATTGCAACGGGGCGTAATTTGTACGAATCGATCCGGTACATCAAAGAACTAGAACTTACCATTCCAGCCATTTTGGCAAATGGATCTCTCCTCTATGATCCACTGACCAAAGAGACTACGATCCTAAATCAATTAGATCGAAAACTCGTCCAAGATCTCTACACTCAAACATCTTTATTACCAAAAGAAGTAGATTTTTTGATCTACTCAACAGAAATAATCTATGGATGCGACTTGCAATTCATTAACCAAGATGTAGCAAAAATGTATGATATACGATTAGAAATCTTGGATCAAATCACTTTCCTACCCAATGTGCCTATTCTGAAACTTGTGGGATTTTCGATGACTCATCTAGAACAATTGCGTAGTTGGACTGAGACGTTGACCCTCCCTATTGAGGCAGCTCAATCGTCTGATCGTGCTATTGAAATTCTGCCAATTGGCGTAAACAAAGGAAGCGCACTAGAGCTATTGGTTAAAAGACTAGGACTCTCTTTGGACCACGTAGCAGCGGTAGGCGATCAACTAAACGATCTTTCCATGTTACGCAAAGTAGGACATTCTTTTGCTGTGGCGAACGCCAATCCACTGACAATCCAAACAGCCAAGCAAATTGTACCTTCCCATAATGAAGATGCGATTCATCATATCATTCAAGAATATCTCACCCAGACATCGGAAAAGGCCGAGTAA
- a CDS encoding phage holin, whose product MRIKQRLRNYGLWIAVASLVLMVLRAFGIDLVEEQYDSIVDSILGILVLLGIINNPTSNNQGFWDDPDNP is encoded by the coding sequence TTGCGTATTAAACAGCGTTTACGCAATTATGGTTTATGGATTGCGGTAGCTTCTCTTGTTTTGATGGTACTCCGTGCCTTTGGAATCGACCTTGTCGAAGAACAGTACGATAGCATTGTGGATAGTATTCTTGGAATCTTGGTGTTACTTGGTATTATTAATAATCCTACATCGAATAATCAAGGATTTTGGGATGATCCCGATAATCCCTAA
- a CDS encoding VirD4-like conjugal transfer protein, CD1115 family — translation MLGLLVVGAVWRYVKEKFRWGRFTQEDASDYGSHGSSRWASKLEMKKQYTRDPNGFILGITRIGLKKQRIIHPINGRLNQNIMTFGSPGSGKTSGYVIPNILYTSEQLGHSMILTDPKGELYNLTLARLKELGYEVVVFNLLTGEQNEGFRKSGRYNPLDYVHTTEQAMQLANTIITNTDGEKSSDPFWEKAEKAYLCALILYVKEVLPKEEQHLRSIYNLGIIAGGKKQIINSLFEELPKESEAQTMFEVFKSCRSDNTRTSIIMGLGSRLQHWTSKGVSRLTATSDFDLGNLGRKKTALFILMPDYDTTYNLLPSLLIGQAFQVLYTQAGAKDELSLEVPVRFLIDEMANVAPIYDLEQKITTMRSRGISLVCIFQDLDQLEKGYEKWKTIIASCDTICFLGSNEFSTAEYFSSKLGETTLLIHSKSSSESDSGRSSEGQSVHFTQRRVMTADELQRMDRDKLVVFQAGRYPMYLDKLYYFKEPQWNDLPRVNWVTDLPLRPEEEEFTMLVLEDEEKKPMRSGAK, via the coding sequence TTGCTGGGATTATTGGTAGTTGGGGCGGTATGGCGTTATGTAAAGGAGAAATTTCGCTGGGGACGATTTACCCAAGAAGACGCATCTGATTATGGAAGTCACGGGAGTTCTCGTTGGGCGAGTAAGTTGGAGATGAAAAAACAATACACAAGAGATCCCAATGGATTTATCTTAGGAATAACTCGGATTGGACTGAAGAAACAGAGAATTATTCATCCGATTAATGGCCGACTAAATCAGAACATTATGACGTTCGGGTCTCCTGGTAGTGGAAAAACGAGTGGTTATGTTATTCCTAATATTCTTTATACATCGGAACAATTAGGTCATTCGATGATCTTAACCGATCCCAAAGGAGAGCTCTACAATCTCACATTGGCTCGACTCAAAGAATTGGGTTATGAAGTAGTAGTATTTAATCTTTTGACAGGGGAACAAAACGAAGGTTTTCGCAAATCTGGGCGATATAATCCGTTAGATTATGTACATACGACCGAACAAGCAATGCAGTTGGCTAATACGATTATTACGAATACAGATGGAGAAAAAAGCTCTGATCCATTCTGGGAGAAAGCGGAAAAAGCTTATTTATGTGCCTTGATACTATATGTAAAGGAAGTGCTTCCCAAAGAAGAGCAGCACTTGAGGAGTATTTACAATTTAGGTATTATTGCAGGCGGGAAAAAGCAGATAATTAATAGTTTATTTGAAGAATTGCCCAAGGAGTCCGAAGCACAGACGATGTTTGAGGTTTTTAAAAGCTGTCGTTCAGACAATACTCGCACCTCGATCATTATGGGACTAGGTTCCAGATTACAACATTGGACGTCAAAAGGGGTATCACGGCTCACCGCTACAAGTGATTTTGATTTAGGTAATCTAGGACGTAAAAAGACGGCATTGTTTATTTTGATGCCAGATTACGATACAACTTATAATTTACTCCCATCTTTATTGATTGGACAAGCATTTCAGGTATTGTATACACAGGCAGGAGCTAAAGATGAATTGTCCCTTGAGGTTCCAGTTCGGTTTCTTATCGATGAGATGGCTAACGTAGCACCGATTTATGATTTAGAACAGAAGATTACTACCATGCGGAGTAGAGGAATTTCACTAGTCTGTATTTTCCAAGACCTAGACCAATTAGAAAAAGGGTACGAAAAATGGAAAACGATAATCGCCTCATGTGATACGATCTGTTTCCTCGGTTCTAATGAATTTAGCACTGCGGAGTACTTTTCTAGCAAACTCGGAGAAACGACATTATTGATTCATTCCAAAAGTTCCTCGGAGAGTGATAGTGGTCGATCAAGTGAAGGTCAGAGCGTCCATTTTACTCAGCGCAGAGTAATGACTGCCGATGAACTTCAACGGATGGACCGAGATAAATTGGTTGTCTTCCAAGCAGGTCGTTATCCAATGTATTTGGACAAGCTCTATTATTTTAAAGAGCCCCAGTGGAATGATCTACCACGGGTAAATTGGGTGACCGATCTTCCTTTGAGACCTGAAGAGGAGGAGTTTACGATGTTAGTGTTAGAAGATGAGGAGAAAAAGCCAATGAGGTCTGGAGCCAAATAA
- a CDS encoding metal-sulfur cluster assembly factor has product MNVQLDQVRNILQTIPTPEFANISIVEMGFVAEVTCLDSKVIVSINPSHLEDLSELCEEIVTRILHLEEVHEVRVLFSYNPPWSWNRASREAKKKLRSWGISVDQVDGKPICPYCEQVGKPQDQVGTTAYRELAYCPRCRQSYEFLICDKLI; this is encoded by the coding sequence GTGAACGTGCAATTGGATCAGGTGCGTAATATTCTCCAAACGATCCCGACCCCAGAGTTTGCAAATATTAGTATTGTGGAAATGGGATTTGTAGCTGAGGTAACTTGTCTTGATTCCAAAGTAATCGTCTCCATCAACCCTTCCCATTTAGAAGACTTATCTGAATTATGCGAGGAAATTGTAACCCGTATTTTACATTTGGAAGAGGTGCACGAGGTACGGGTTCTTTTTTCATACAACCCGCCATGGTCTTGGAATCGTGCGAGTCGTGAAGCGAAGAAAAAATTACGTTCTTGGGGCATCTCAGTAGATCAAGTAGATGGAAAACCAATTTGCCCATACTGTGAGCAAGTTGGTAAGCCACAAGATCAAGTTGGTACTACAGCATATCGTGAGTTAGCCTATTGCCCGAGGTGTCGCCAGAGCTACGAGTTTTTAATATGTGATAAATTGATATGA
- a CDS encoding GerAB/ArcD/ProY family transporter, with amino-acid sequence MKINKFELFFLIVIYEIGSAILLDIGKGAKQDAWIAVLIATLIGLLPIFLYLSIYKRFPQQSLIGILRNVMGSKLGSIISFLYIIYFLYLCSRVLRDFGELLIIASYEKSPLAVIHTPMVLVVLYVAAKGFHILARLSVLIFYSLLIPFVVITLLELSEVDISNLQPVLPDGWMPIFHNVFPTMITFPFGEMIAFMMLFRYSLANIKVYKPSILGVLVAGVILSISSFFNAAILGGEAVERMSFPVLAAVSVINIGEFVQHLDAIVVIVMVLTGFMKIAIFFFAAFYATNELFSITKPNQTLFPLGFIVWFLSFTIASNYTDHIAEGLNIVPLYLHVPFQFIIPLVISLLMVFPLKNNKNSPI; translated from the coding sequence ATGAAGATCAACAAATTTGAATTGTTTTTTCTCATTGTAATTTACGAGATCGGAAGTGCAATCTTATTAGACATAGGCAAAGGTGCTAAACAAGATGCGTGGATTGCGGTCTTGATTGCTACATTGATAGGACTACTACCGATCTTCCTATACTTATCCATATATAAACGCTTCCCGCAACAGTCGCTCATAGGAATACTTCGTAATGTAATGGGAAGCAAATTGGGATCGATTATTTCCTTTTTGTATATTATCTATTTTTTGTATCTCTGTTCACGAGTACTTCGTGACTTTGGAGAACTATTAATAATTGCCTCGTATGAAAAATCCCCTTTGGCAGTGATTCATACTCCCATGGTACTTGTGGTACTTTATGTCGCGGCTAAAGGTTTTCACATCCTTGCTAGGTTATCTGTGCTGATATTCTATTCCCTGTTAATACCTTTTGTGGTGATTACATTATTAGAATTGAGTGAGGTGGACATTAGCAACCTTCAGCCCGTTTTACCAGATGGATGGATGCCTATTTTCCATAATGTATTTCCCACTATGATTACATTTCCATTTGGAGAAATGATTGCATTTATGATGCTTTTTCGATATTCTCTGGCCAACATAAAAGTATACAAACCAAGTATATTAGGGGTTTTGGTAGCAGGAGTCATCTTATCCATCAGCTCTTTTTTTAATGCAGCTATACTAGGAGGAGAAGCTGTGGAACGTATGTCATTTCCCGTCTTAGCTGCGGTATCCGTTATAAATATAGGAGAATTCGTGCAACACTTGGATGCTATTGTGGTGATTGTAATGGTATTAACAGGATTTATGAAAATCGCGATCTTCTTTTTTGCTGCATTTTATGCTACCAATGAGCTTTTTTCTATCACAAAACCAAATCAGACTTTATTTCCATTAGGATTTATTGTATGGTTCCTTTCTTTTACCATCGCATCCAATTATACAGATCACATAGCTGAAGGATTGAATATTGTCCCGTTGTATTTGCATGTTCCATTTCAATTCATTATTCCACTAGTGATTAGTTTGCTGATGGTATTTCCTTTGAAAAACAATAAAAATTCCCCTATTTAG
- a CDS encoding Ger(x)C family spore germination protein, which yields MTYMKKKLWIICLTFILCTSSGCVYYQEINKMAVILGIAVDQMQQLDGKKLYRVTIQVVDPNQIASSAGFTPGASGVPVLDIKGEGENIIQAVRDATRKTSRQTYFGHLEVIIIGEEIAREGLNGILDTFERDANVRAEVPVLISRGVPAFHVLGTLSALNIIPAQSINGKLKNMERLLGTGLDVPLYKLVQRISTKGINPCLTGVVVNGLFDKSSKLANVESSQVIQSFISGIGIFNREMKLVQWVDGADAKTITLLHNKLQNTVVSLPNSSTTFEITESNVDKEAVLRNGKYVLKVKIKLDAELEGLQEEIDVTKPFVVHKLEEQLNKKFRDDVVHGIQTVQRTQSDVFGFGLSIYQKRPQEWKKVEKDWDRIFQNASIEVSVQSNIQRLGYIQKHFPKEK from the coding sequence ATGACTTACATGAAAAAGAAGCTATGGATCATATGTCTCACTTTCATCCTGTGTACTTCGTCAGGGTGTGTATATTACCAAGAGATTAACAAAATGGCAGTAATATTGGGTATTGCTGTTGATCAAATGCAACAACTGGATGGAAAAAAGCTATATCGAGTCACTATTCAAGTAGTTGACCCGAATCAGATCGCAAGTTCCGCAGGGTTTACTCCTGGAGCTAGTGGGGTGCCCGTATTGGACATAAAAGGAGAAGGAGAGAATATTATTCAAGCAGTTCGAGATGCAACAAGAAAAACATCTCGACAAACTTACTTTGGTCATCTTGAAGTGATCATCATAGGAGAGGAGATTGCACGAGAAGGATTAAATGGCATATTAGATACATTTGAGCGAGATGCAAATGTTCGTGCTGAAGTTCCGGTTTTGATCTCTAGGGGTGTCCCAGCTTTTCATGTTCTTGGTACCTTAAGCGCTTTAAATATTATTCCAGCGCAAAGTATTAATGGGAAACTAAAGAATATGGAAAGATTACTAGGTACGGGTTTGGATGTGCCCCTATACAAATTGGTTCAAAGAATCTCCACTAAGGGTATTAATCCTTGTTTAACAGGGGTAGTGGTAAATGGTCTATTTGACAAGTCAAGTAAACTAGCGAATGTTGAATCATCGCAAGTAATACAGAGCTTTATTAGCGGCATTGGAATTTTTAATCGCGAAATGAAACTAGTTCAATGGGTAGATGGCGCAGATGCGAAAACCATTACTTTATTACATAACAAGTTACAGAATACGGTCGTGTCGTTACCTAATAGTTCTACTACATTTGAGATAACTGAATCCAATGTAGACAAAGAGGCGGTTCTGCGTAACGGCAAGTACGTATTGAAAGTAAAGATAAAGCTCGACGCAGAATTAGAAGGTTTACAAGAAGAAATAGATGTGACCAAGCCATTTGTTGTACACAAGCTAGAAGAGCAGTTAAATAAAAAGTTTCGGGATGATGTAGTACACGGGATTCAAACAGTTCAAAGAACACAAAGCGATGTGTTTGGATTTGGTTTAAGTATTTATCAAAAGAGACCGCAGGAATGGAAGAAAGTAGAAAAAGACTGGGATCGCATTTTCCAAAATGCCAGTATTGAAGTTTCGGTTCAATCAAATATACAGAGATTAGGATATATACAAAAACATTTCCCAAAAGAAAAATAA
- a CDS encoding spore germination protein, translating to MEKYVENKLMSNIRRLRQDLGDGSDLTIRFLEIGKHLTTSVAIARLEGISDEQRLTETVIQPLIESFHYLEPSCSLWEEIQNTVLATAQVRSEALWHKIMEAILAGDTVIFVDGYAKSFLAETKGIKERAIAEPTTQSVIRGPKDSFVESIRTNTSLIRKRVTSKNLRIEPVPSLQKLQTKIELVYLKNRVNPTLLQEIRHRIQQIDKEVILESGELELQIQDKQTTVFPTILHTERPDVVVANILEGRVGIFVDGTPFVLIAPSCFVQFFQSPDDYYQRFDIGVFLRTLRFITFFFSLLAPSTYIALITYHQAMIPTTLLISLYAQREGVPFPPLIEAIIMEFLFEILREAGVRVPTIVGQTISIVGALVLGQAAVQAGLVSTSMLIVVSITAISSYAIPQYNLAISTRLLRFLFMFIAFVLGFYGILLGLFVLFAHLYSLHSFGYLYMSTKLPSIQKATQHRSVWERIFDIEKNDGFKG from the coding sequence ATGGAAAAATATGTAGAAAATAAATTGATGTCTAACATTCGCCGTCTTAGACAGGATCTAGGAGACGGTAGTGATTTAACCATTCGTTTCTTAGAAATTGGAAAGCATTTGACTACTAGTGTGGCAATTGCTCGGTTAGAAGGAATAAGTGATGAGCAAAGGTTGACGGAAACGGTTATTCAACCACTTATAGAGAGTTTTCATTATCTTGAACCATCATGTTCACTATGGGAAGAGATACAAAATACAGTGCTCGCAACAGCTCAAGTTCGCTCTGAGGCTCTTTGGCATAAGATCATGGAGGCGATTTTAGCTGGTGATACGGTGATCTTTGTTGATGGTTATGCCAAGTCATTTTTGGCAGAAACAAAAGGGATAAAAGAGAGAGCGATCGCCGAGCCAACTACCCAATCTGTAATTAGGGGTCCCAAAGATAGCTTTGTCGAATCCATTCGTACAAACACTTCCCTCATTAGAAAAAGAGTGACTAGTAAAAACTTACGAATAGAACCAGTTCCTTCCCTTCAAAAACTACAGACAAAAATAGAACTAGTTTATCTAAAAAATAGGGTAAACCCTACTCTTCTACAAGAAATAAGACATCGCATCCAACAGATCGATAAGGAAGTGATTTTGGAATCAGGAGAATTAGAGCTACAAATTCAAGATAAGCAAACCACTGTCTTTCCGACGATCCTACATACAGAACGACCAGATGTTGTGGTTGCAAATATTTTGGAAGGCCGAGTTGGTATTTTTGTTGATGGAACTCCATTTGTCCTCATCGCACCGTCTTGTTTTGTTCAATTTTTTCAGTCTCCAGATGATTACTATCAGCGCTTTGATATTGGCGTATTTCTACGTACTTTACGTTTCATTACCTTTTTCTTCTCCCTGCTAGCACCATCTACCTATATTGCTCTTATCACGTATCATCAAGCAATGATCCCTACTACATTGCTCATTAGTTTGTATGCACAACGAGAAGGAGTTCCTTTTCCTCCACTGATAGAAGCGATCATAATGGAATTTTTGTTTGAGATCCTTCGAGAAGCGGGTGTACGGGTTCCGACCATTGTTGGTCAGACTATCTCCATTGTAGGGGCACTTGTCCTAGGACAAGCAGCTGTCCAGGCAGGGCTTGTTTCTACCAGTATGCTCATTGTAGTCTCGATCACTGCGATATCTAGTTATGCTATCCCGCAATATAACTTAGCGATTTCAACGAGGTTATTGCGGTTTTTGTTTATGTTTATCGCATTTGTACTTGGTTTTTATGGAATATTGTTGGGACTTTTTGTTCTATTTGCGCACCTCTATAGCTTGCATTCTTTCGGTTATCTTTATATGTCAACGAAATTACCCAGTATTCAAAAAGCAACGCAACATCGTAGCGTTTGGGAGCGAATTTTTGATATAGAAAAAAACGATGGTTTTAAAGGATGA
- a CDS encoding lipoate--protein ligase, whose translation MLFIDNQNITDPRINLAIEEYVLKHLDVEENTYLLFYINEPSIIIGKHQNTVEEIHVDYVRDNQIHVVRRLSGGGAVYHDLGNLNFSFITKDDGKSFSNFKKFTEPVIQALHQLGVQAELSGRNDIHVDGRKISGNAQFSTRGRMFSHGTLMFDVKVEDVVQALNVKKEKIESKGIKSVRSRVANITEFLEEKKMSILEFRQFLLEHIFANTDEIPEYVLTEKDWEKIYQIRDEHYGNWDWNYGESPVFNVQQTKRFPVGTIDIRLDVGEKSIIQGCKIYGDFFGIGDVADIEQRLIGVRYERDSLEEALQDVDLKHYFGNVSLAEFLDLLY comes from the coding sequence ATGCTCTTTATTGATAATCAAAATATTACAGATCCACGGATCAATCTAGCAATAGAAGAATATGTACTAAAACATCTCGATGTAGAAGAAAATACATATCTTCTCTTTTATATTAATGAACCATCCATCATTATTGGTAAACATCAAAATACGGTAGAAGAGATTCACGTAGATTATGTACGGGATAACCAGATTCATGTGGTGCGTCGCCTGTCAGGTGGGGGAGCTGTTTATCATGATTTAGGGAATCTAAACTTTAGTTTTATCACTAAAGATGATGGCAAGAGTTTCTCTAATTTTAAAAAGTTTACCGAACCAGTAATCCAGGCACTTCATCAACTTGGTGTACAAGCCGAATTAAGTGGGCGTAACGATATTCATGTAGATGGACGTAAAATTTCTGGGAATGCACAGTTCTCAACTAGAGGGAGAATGTTTAGCCATGGTACGTTAATGTTTGACGTAAAAGTGGAAGATGTTGTCCAAGCCCTCAATGTAAAAAAAGAAAAGATTGAGTCCAAAGGAATTAAATCCGTACGAAGTAGAGTTGCTAACATCACCGAGTTTCTAGAAGAGAAGAAGATGAGCATTCTGGAATTCCGTCAATTTTTGCTAGAACATATCTTTGCCAATACGGATGAGATTCCTGAATACGTATTAACAGAAAAGGACTGGGAGAAAATCTATCAAATCCGAGATGAGCACTACGGTAATTGGGATTGGAACTATGGTGAGTCTCCGGTCTTTAACGTACAACAGACAAAGCGTTTCCCAGTGGGTACAATCGATATACGTCTTGATGTAGGAGAGAAGTCCATTATCCAAGGTTGTAAGATTTATGGAGACTTCTTCGGTATTGGAGATGTTGCAGATATTGAACAACGTCTAATCGGAGTACGGTATGAGCGAGATTCTTTAGAAGAAGCGCTTCAGGATGTTGATCTAAAGCATTATTTTGGAAACGTAAGTTTAGCAGAGTTTTTGGACTTGCTTTATTAA